Below is a genomic region from bacterium.
GATGAAGGGGTTGTCGGTCGGCGTGCCCGGACGGCTGAAGCGCAGTTCCACGCCGTGCGCGTGCGCCCAGGCGTCCGTCGCCCGCGCCGTGAACTCCGTCCCGTTGTCCACCGTGATCGCGCGCGGGCGGCCGTGCGCCGCCGCCAGACGGTCGAGCACGCGCACCACGCGCGCCGCCGGCAGCGACGTGTCGACCTCGATCGCGAGGCACATCCGCGTGACCACGTCGACGACGTTGAGCGTCCGGAACGCCCGGCCCGACTCCAGGGCGTCCTGCGTGAAGTCCATCGACCAGCATTCGTTCGGCCCGCTCGCCGGCGGCGTCGGCAGGCGCGGCGCCGCGGGCGAGGCGTTTGCGCTGCTTGCGCCGCACGGCCAAGCCCTCCCGGCGATAGATCCTGTACACCCGCTTGTGGTTGATTCCCGGCAGCTCGCGCCGCAGCAGCACGTGCAGCCGGCGGCAGCCGAAGCGCGGCCGCTCCCGCGCCGGCCGCAGCGGTGCCTCGCGGAATCCCGGGGCGTCGCCACGCCTCGGCTGGCGGCGGGCACCTCGAACGACGGCTCCCGATCAGCCCGCACGCGCATCGCTCGCTCACGCCGAGCCGGCGAGCGCGACGCACCGCGTCCCGTCGCGCGGCGGGCGTCACCACTTTCTTGAGGTGATGTCCTTCAGCACACGGATTCCCAGCGCCTGCTCGGCGACGATCATCTTCGGCTTGCGGTTCTCGTCCTCGAGCGCCCTCAGCCGCACCGCGTCGCCGGCCTCCATCCCCCCGTACTTCGCCTTCCAGCGGTAGTACGTCTGGTCGCCGGTCCCGTACTTCCGGCACGGCTCCCCGGCCCTCACGCCGGTGTCCGCATCCTTCAGGACGCCGACGATCTGCTCCACGCCGAACCAGCTCTTCTTCGGGAGCGTCCTTTCGCGGGCGAGTCGTCGCCCGGAGGACTCTCGGCCAGCCCGGACCACTCTTCTGGGAGCAGGCCAGACCTTGTAGAGATCGGACTCCTTCGACAGCCGCTCGTACCACGCGCGATCTGTGACGTTGCCGTTGGCGCGCTCGCGTCCCCCAACGCGCCGAAGATGAGGCTCCGAGGGCGACGCGCTGTCACTCGCCGGGCCGACGCGCGAATCGCGGCGGTCGAGGCACGCTCTGTTCAGTTCTTGGAGGCGTTGGCTCGCCGGATGAGGCGTTGTCGCGTAGGGCGGCCAACCGGGCTGGTGAGAGCCCGGCCGCCTCCGATTCCTCATGTCCCCTGGGCCACTTGGACGCGTGCATGAATTCGAGCCTTGATCTCTTGGTAGATGTCGATGCCGATCTCGCGTGCAACCTCCAACGTCACCGCCAGCGCGTACGGGACCTCCTCCTCAAGAGTGCCAGCGTCGGCTCGGCAGCTCACCTGGATCTCGATATCATCGCCGTCGATGAAGGCCGTCGCCCGGGTTACGGTCAGCACCACGTGCTGCACTGTTCCGCGCTGCGCTGACCGGGCATCAGCCTCATCTCGGTCAAGCCGCAGCTTCGTGAGGGGGTCTCTGCTCTTCGGCGGCCGCGAAGCGTCCGGGTGGAACCACACGTCTGCTCGGCGCCATGCCTGGTGGCCAGTGTTGACCGGGGTGAGCGTTGCCAAGGTGACGACAAGTCGCTTCTGCCCACCTCGGCCGCTGAGCGATGGCGGCAGCGGGAAACGATGAATATGCGCTTGGTCGACAGCAAGCGTACCGCCACCGAGGGCTGTTGCGCGCGTGCTGGTGCACTCCTGAACCCAATCTGGCCGAACGCTGCCGTACCCCAGCAGGCGAGTGATGTACTCCTTGAACTGGCGCGCGTTGTCGCTGGTCCGCAGCACGGCAGCCAACTTCTCACCTGCAAGACCCCACGACGCAGAGTGAACCAGCAAAGCCTTCAACCAGACCGCCATGGGCACCCTGGCGATCATCTCCCCGCCGGGTTCTGTCTGCAGGTCCTCGAGGATGTCATGAAGGATTGCCGCCAGCCGGCTCGTCAGCGCGGCGGCGTCGCTGGTTCCGCGAACATGCCACGTCGCCGAGATGCCTCCAGGAATCGCGCCCGGAGCCGCGACGCGGTGGCCGGGCGCGCGCGTGACGTCCGGTACCTCAAGAACGACGTTCTGTGTGGTATGAAAGCTCTCGCGCAGGAACAGACGGCCTCCAGAAGCGAGCATGTCTGGCTTGATCGACCGCCGTTAGCCCATCCCCTGGGCGTTGATGGGACTCGGCAGCGACCCGTCAACGTACGGAGAAAGATAACCAGCAGGCACTGCACACGCTGAAGCATCGTCATGCAGCGCACCGATGGTGAGGACGTTGACCGCCTCGGCCGGCGAGAGGAGCCGCCGATTACGAGCGTCGGCAGCCACGGCCTTGATGACCTCGGTCTGAAGAGCCTGGGCGTCAGTCGCCGCGAGCTGCGTGCGAGGGATTGTCAGCTCGATAGAATGTCCATGGTTGCCCGCGCTGACGACGAAGAGCACGCGGAACTTCCACGCGAGCCAGTCGAGCAGTCGGGCGAGCGGACTGAGCGAGTTGTCGAAGGGCCGATCAGGAATCCCGATCGAGAGGTTGATGACCTTCACATGCGGCGCTGCCGGTGCTTCATCTCCGGTCGGCTCGAACAACCGGCGAACTGCCCGATGGATGAGGTCGACGACAAGATCGGACTCGGCCACTGT
It encodes:
- a CDS encoding S8 family peptidase, translating into HDAALVQCEQIQFFRAAGQMSGAIADDTRLPDPGQPSAPGQLGEPVVALFDGLPLQNHRRLAGRLVIDDPDNFENDYQAADRRHGTGMASLIVHGDLDANEPPISRRLYVRPILRPDPRDWRTPRRETVAESDLVVDLIHRAVRRLFEPTGDEAPAAPHVKVINLSIGIPDRPFDNSLSPLARLLDWLAWKFRVLFVVSAGNHGHSIELTIPRTQLAATDAQALQTEVIKAVAADARNRRLLSPAEAVNVLTIGALHDDASACAVPAGYLSPYVDGSLPSPINAQGMG
- a CDS encoding DDE-type integrase/transposase/recombinase; this translates as MAGRAWPCGASSANASPAAPRLPTPPASGPNECWSMDFTQDALESGRAFRTLNVVDVVTRMCLAIEVDTSLPAARVVRVLDRLAAAHGRPRAITVDNGTEFTARATDAWAHAHGVELRFSRPGTPTDNPFI
- a CDS encoding transposase, with translation MRNRRRPGSHQPGWPPYATTPHPASQRLQELNRACLDRRDSRVGPASDSASPSEPHLRRVGGRERANGNVTDRAWYERLSKESDLYKVWPAPRRVVRAGRESSGRRLARERTLPKKSWFGVEQIVGVLKDADTGVRAGEPCRKYGTGDQTYYRWKAKYGGMEAGDAVRLRALEDENRKPKMIVAEQALGIRVLKDITSRKW